Proteins from a single region of Thunnus albacares chromosome 14, fThuAlb1.1, whole genome shotgun sequence:
- the tial1 gene encoding nucleolysin TIAR isoform X4 — MDDETHPKTLYVGNLSRDVTEILILQLFTQIGPCKSCKMITEHTSNDPYCFVEFFEHRDAAAALAAMNGRKILGKEVKVNWATTPSSQKKDTSNHFHVFVGDLSPEITTEDVKAAFAPFGKISDARVVKDMTTGKSKGYGFVSFYNKLVRLQCKNTD, encoded by the exons ATGGACGACGAAACCCACCCCAAAACCCT GTATGTGGGAAACCTTTCCAGGGATGTCACAGAAATTTTGATTCTGCAACTCTTCACCCAGATAGGGCCTTGCAAAAGTTGTAAAATGATAACAGAG CACACAAGCAACGACCCCTATTGCTTTGTGGAGTTCTTTGAACACAGAGATGCTGCTGCAGCCCTTGCAGCCATGAATGGAAGGAAGATATTAGGAAAG GAGGTCAAAGTAAATTGGGCCACTACTCCAAGCAGCCAGAAGAAAGACACATCTA ATCACTTCCATGTTTTTGTGGGTGATTTGAGCCCTGAGATTACCACTGAGGATGTCAAGGCTGCATTTGCACCTTTTGGGAAAATCTC TGATGCCCGTGTTGTGAAGGACATGACGACAGGCAAATCAAAGGGGTATGGATTTGTGTCCTTCTACAACAAACTGGTAAGGCTCCAGTGCAAGAACACAGACTGA
- the tial1 gene encoding nucleolysin TIAR isoform X2 — MITEHTSNDPYCFVEFFEHRDAAAALAAMNGRKILGKEVKVNWATTPSSQKKDTSNHFHVFVGDLSPEITTEDVKAAFAPFGKISDARVVKDMTTGKSKGYGFVSFYNKLDAENAIVNMGGQWLGGRQIRTNWATRKPPAPKSAQDNGSKQLRFDDVVTQSSPQNCTVYCGGIQSGLSEHLMRQTFSPFGQIMEIRVFPEKGYSFIRFSSHDSAAHAIVSVNGTAIEGHMVKCFWGKESPDMAKNPQQVDYGQWGQWNQLYGNPQQQYGQQQQQQQQQQYVTNGWQVPSYSMYGQTWNQQGFGVEQSQSPAWVGSFGSPSAQAAAPPGSVMSNLANFSMAGYQTQ; from the exons ATGATAACAGAG CACACAAGCAACGACCCCTATTGCTTTGTGGAGTTCTTTGAACACAGAGATGCTGCTGCAGCCCTTGCAGCCATGAATGGAAGGAAGATATTAGGAAAG GAGGTCAAAGTAAATTGGGCCACTACTCCAAGCAGCCAGAAGAAAGACACATCTA ATCACTTCCATGTTTTTGTGGGTGATTTGAGCCCTGAGATTACCACTGAGGATGTCAAGGCTGCATTTGCACCTTTTGGGAAAATCTC TGATGCCCGTGTTGTGAAGGACATGACGACAGGCAAATCAAAGGGGTATGGATTTGTGTCCTTCTACAACAAACTG GATGCAGAGAATGCCATCGTTAACATGGGAGGACAATGGCTTGGAGGACGTCAAATCAGAACCAACTGGGCAACGCGAAAGCCACCAGCTCCGAAGAGTGCTCAGGACA ATGGCTCAAAGCAGCTGAGGTTCGACGATGTAGTGACTCAGTCCAGTCCACAGAACTGTACCGTGTACTGTGGAGGGATCCAGTCAGGGCTATCCG AACATTTGATGCGACAGACCTTCTCACCGTTTGGTCAGATAATGGAAATCAGAGTTTTCCCAGAGAAAGGATACTCTTTCATCAG gTTTTCCTCCCACGACAGTGCTGCTCATGCCATTGTGTCAGTAAATGGCACAGCTATTGAAGGACACATGGTGAAGTGCTTCTGGGGCAAAGAATCTCCTGACATGGCCAAAAATCCACAGCAG GTTGATTATGGTCAGTGGGGGCAGTGGAATCAGCTCTATGGAAATCCACAACAGCAGTacgggcagcagcagcagcagcagcagcagcagcagtatgtGACCAATGGATGGCAAGTTCCCTCCTACAGCATGTATGGCCAGACGTGGAACCAGCAAGGATTTGGAGTAGA GCAGTCCCAGTCACCGGCCTGGGTGGGAAGCTTTGGATCTCCGTCAGCTCAAGCTGCAGCCCCGCCTGGTTCAGTCATGTCTAACCTGGCTAACTTCAGCATGGCGGGCTACCAAACACAGTGA
- the tial1 gene encoding nucleolysin TIAR isoform X1 yields MDDETHPKTLYVGNLSRDVTEILILQLFTQIGPCKSCKMITEHTSNDPYCFVEFFEHRDAAAALAAMNGRKILGKEVKVNWATTPSSQKKDTSNHFHVFVGDLSPEITTEDVKAAFAPFGKISDARVVKDMTTGKSKGYGFVSFYNKLDAENAIVNMGGQWLGGRQIRTNWATRKPPAPKSAQDNGSKQLRFDDVVTQSSPQNCTVYCGGIQSGLSEHLMRQTFSPFGQIMEIRVFPEKGYSFIRFSSHDSAAHAIVSVNGTAIEGHMVKCFWGKESPDMAKNPQQVDYGQWGQWNQLYGNPQQQYGQQQQQQQQQQYVTNGWQVPSYSMYGQTWNQQGFGVEQSQSPAWVGSFGSPSAQAAAPPGSVMSNLANFSMAGYQTQ; encoded by the exons ATGGACGACGAAACCCACCCCAAAACCCT GTATGTGGGAAACCTTTCCAGGGATGTCACAGAAATTTTGATTCTGCAACTCTTCACCCAGATAGGGCCTTGCAAAAGTTGTAAAATGATAACAGAG CACACAAGCAACGACCCCTATTGCTTTGTGGAGTTCTTTGAACACAGAGATGCTGCTGCAGCCCTTGCAGCCATGAATGGAAGGAAGATATTAGGAAAG GAGGTCAAAGTAAATTGGGCCACTACTCCAAGCAGCCAGAAGAAAGACACATCTA ATCACTTCCATGTTTTTGTGGGTGATTTGAGCCCTGAGATTACCACTGAGGATGTCAAGGCTGCATTTGCACCTTTTGGGAAAATCTC TGATGCCCGTGTTGTGAAGGACATGACGACAGGCAAATCAAAGGGGTATGGATTTGTGTCCTTCTACAACAAACTG GATGCAGAGAATGCCATCGTTAACATGGGAGGACAATGGCTTGGAGGACGTCAAATCAGAACCAACTGGGCAACGCGAAAGCCACCAGCTCCGAAGAGTGCTCAGGACA ATGGCTCAAAGCAGCTGAGGTTCGACGATGTAGTGACTCAGTCCAGTCCACAGAACTGTACCGTGTACTGTGGAGGGATCCAGTCAGGGCTATCCG AACATTTGATGCGACAGACCTTCTCACCGTTTGGTCAGATAATGGAAATCAGAGTTTTCCCAGAGAAAGGATACTCTTTCATCAG gTTTTCCTCCCACGACAGTGCTGCTCATGCCATTGTGTCAGTAAATGGCACAGCTATTGAAGGACACATGGTGAAGTGCTTCTGGGGCAAAGAATCTCCTGACATGGCCAAAAATCCACAGCAG GTTGATTATGGTCAGTGGGGGCAGTGGAATCAGCTCTATGGAAATCCACAACAGCAGTacgggcagcagcagcagcagcagcagcagcagcagtatgtGACCAATGGATGGCAAGTTCCCTCCTACAGCATGTATGGCCAGACGTGGAACCAGCAAGGATTTGGAGTAGA GCAGTCCCAGTCACCGGCCTGGGTGGGAAGCTTTGGATCTCCGTCAGCTCAAGCTGCAGCCCCGCCTGGTTCAGTCATGTCTAACCTGGCTAACTTCAGCATGGCGGGCTACCAAACACAGTGA
- the tial1 gene encoding nucleolysin TIAR isoform X3, protein MSRLHLHLLGKSQMLIGLDRSLKANSKELCTLETQIDARVVKDMTTGKSKGYGFVSFYNKLDAENAIVNMGGQWLGGRQIRTNWATRKPPAPKSAQDNGSKQLRFDDVVTQSSPQNCTVYCGGIQSGLSEHLMRQTFSPFGQIMEIRVFPEKGYSFIRFSSHDSAAHAIVSVNGTAIEGHMVKCFWGKESPDMAKNPQQVDYGQWGQWNQLYGNPQQQYGQQQQQQQQQQYVTNGWQVPSYSMYGQTWNQQGFGVEQSQSPAWVGSFGSPSAQAAAPPGSVMSNLANFSMAGYQTQ, encoded by the exons ATGTCAAGGCTGCATTTGCACCTTTTGGGAAAATCTC AAATGCTCATAGGATTGGACAGGAGCTTGAAGGCTAACAGCAAGGAACTGTGCACTCTGGAGACTCagat TGATGCCCGTGTTGTGAAGGACATGACGACAGGCAAATCAAAGGGGTATGGATTTGTGTCCTTCTACAACAAACTG GATGCAGAGAATGCCATCGTTAACATGGGAGGACAATGGCTTGGAGGACGTCAAATCAGAACCAACTGGGCAACGCGAAAGCCACCAGCTCCGAAGAGTGCTCAGGACA ATGGCTCAAAGCAGCTGAGGTTCGACGATGTAGTGACTCAGTCCAGTCCACAGAACTGTACCGTGTACTGTGGAGGGATCCAGTCAGGGCTATCCG AACATTTGATGCGACAGACCTTCTCACCGTTTGGTCAGATAATGGAAATCAGAGTTTTCCCAGAGAAAGGATACTCTTTCATCAG gTTTTCCTCCCACGACAGTGCTGCTCATGCCATTGTGTCAGTAAATGGCACAGCTATTGAAGGACACATGGTGAAGTGCTTCTGGGGCAAAGAATCTCCTGACATGGCCAAAAATCCACAGCAG GTTGATTATGGTCAGTGGGGGCAGTGGAATCAGCTCTATGGAAATCCACAACAGCAGTacgggcagcagcagcagcagcagcagcagcagcagtatgtGACCAATGGATGGCAAGTTCCCTCCTACAGCATGTATGGCCAGACGTGGAACCAGCAAGGATTTGGAGTAGA GCAGTCCCAGTCACCGGCCTGGGTGGGAAGCTTTGGATCTCCGTCAGCTCAAGCTGCAGCCCCGCCTGGTTCAGTCATGTCTAACCTGGCTAACTTCAGCATGGCGGGCTACCAAACACAGTGA